The Pseudomonas sp. B21-023 genomic interval CGCGCCAGTTTCGCCAGCACCATCAGCGGCACCGACCTGATCGTCGGTGCCCGTTCGGGGTCGGTGAATCTGCTGCTGTACTCGGTGTTCCGCATCGGCAATGCCACCAACAACATCCGCTGGGACAGCTACGAGCATTACGCCAAGGATCCACGGGTGAAGTGGGCGATCCCGATTTCACTGGGCGACTCGCACCGTGGCTACCGGGTGATGGGCACCAGCGCCGACTACTTCAGCCATTACCAGTTCGGTCGCCGCCAGCACCTGGCACTCGACCAGGGCCGGGCGTTCGCCGACGATCCGTTCGAAGTGGTGCTGGGCGCCGAAGTCGCCGAGGCCTTGCACTACAAACTGGGTGACAAGCTGGTACTGGCGCACGGCGTGGCCGCCATCAGCCTGGTCAAGCACGACGACAAGCCCTTCACCGTGGTCGGCGTGCTCCAACGCACCGGCACCCCGGTGGACCGCACCCTGCACATCAGCCTGGCAGGGATGGAAGCGATCCACATCGACTGGCACAACGGCGTCCCGGCCCGTGGCGCCGGGCGCATCAGTGCCGAGCAGGCCCGCGCCATGGACCTACAGCCCACCGCCATCACCGCCTTCATGCTCGGGCTCAACAGCAAGATCGCCACGTTCAGCTTGCAGCGCGAGATCAACGAGTACCGTGCCGAGCCCCTGCTGGCGATCCTGCCCGGCGTGGCCCTGCAGGAGCTGTGGAGCCTGATGGGCACGGCCGAGCAGGCATTGTTCGTGGTGTCGCTGTTCGTTGTGCTCACCGGTCTGATCGGCATGCTCACGGCCATCCTCACCAGCCTCAATGAGCGCCGCCGGGAGATGGCCATCCTGCGTTCGGTCGGTGCCCGTCCCTGGCATATCGCCGGGCTGCTGGTGCTCGAGGCACTGGCCCTGGCATTGTCGGGCATCGCCGCCGGGCTTGGCTTGCTGTATGCCGGCATTGCCCTGGCGCAGGGCTATGTGCAGGCCAACTACGGGCTGTACCTGCCATTGGCCTGGCCAAGCGCCCATGAGTGGACGCTGCTGGCTATCATCCTTGGCGCGGCGCTGCTGATGGGCAGCGTGCCAGCCTGGCGTGCCTACCGGCAGTCGCTGGCCGATGGCCTGTCGATTCATCTTTGAGAACCTTCATGACCGCGACGTCCATGGACAACAGGCAGGCCCCCACTGCTTGGCTTTACCTGTTACTGGCAGTGGTTTTGCTGGCATCCACGGTGTGTGCCGCCGAACCTCGTGAACTGGACTGGCCCGCGCTGATCCCCGAGGGCGCGCCGATCATCCCGCCGCAGCTGACGCCGCTGCACGACCTGTCGCAGATCAGCGACGCGCTGGCTGCCGAGACCGCCCCCGCCGCGCGCCAGCAGGCACCAAACGCACCAGTGGTGAAGGCCTTGGACGGCCAGCCCGTGAAGATCCCCGGCTACATCGTGCCGCTGGAGGTCAGCGACGAAGGCCGCACCACCGAGTTCCTCCTGGTGCCCTACTACGGCGCCTGCATCCACGTGCCACCGCCACCCTCGAACCAGATCGTGCACATCTTCAGCGAGATGGGCGTGCGTATCGAAGACCTCTATCAACCCTACTGGATCGAAGGCACGATGCAGGTCAAGGCGTCCAGCAGCGAGCTAGCCGATGCGGGCTACCAGATGGAAGCCGAGAAAATCTACGCTTATGAGCTGAAGTGAGAACTGTGCACGCCCGTTTGAAGAGGCTTCGTTGAGCTGGGTCAAACTTTCTGTTTAGTCAGCTTCGTACCATTGGACTACTCGATTACTCACGTCCTCTGGGAGCTTCCATGAACAAGTCCTTGCTCAGTGCCTCGCTCGTCGCGTTGGCGCTCGCAGCCCCTGTTGCCCACGCCCACCAGGCGGGGGATTTCATCCTCCGCGCCGGCGCCATCACCACCGCGCCGAACGAAAGCAGCGGTGACATCAAGCTCGATGGCGCCAAAGTCTCGGGCACCAAGGCGACCCTGGACAGCGACACCCAGCTGGGCCTGGCCTTCGCCTACATGCTCACCGACCACATCGGCCTGGAACTGCTGGCCGCCACGCCATTCCAGCACAAAGTCGGCGTCAAGGGCCTCGGCCCAGGCCTGGATGGCAAGCTGGCCGACATCAAGCAGTTGCCTCCGACCCTGTCGCTGCAGTACTACCCGATGGAGCCAAGCTCCAAATTCCAGCCCTACGCTGGCGTGGGCATCAACTACACGATGTTCTTCGATGAAGACCTGAGCAGCAACCGCAAGGCCCAGGGCTTCAGCAACATGAAGCTGAAGGACTCGGTAGGCATCGCCGGCCAACTGGGCATGGACTACATGCTCACCGACAACCTGCTGCTCAACGCCGCGGTCTGGTACGTCGACATCGACACCAAGGCCAGCATCGATGGCCCGAGCGCCCTGGGCGTCGGCAAGACCAAGGTCGACGTGGACGTCGATCCATGGGTCTACATGGTCGGCATCGGCTACAAGTTCTGATCCGCAGGCAAGCCCGTTCCTTCTGGAGCGGGCTTGCCCCGCGCCGCCTCGCCCCACCACAGGTACCCCCAGTAGCCCCAGGCAACCGCGCTTATCCCCGCCCCCACCCCGCACACCGCCACCCAGCCCCACTGCCCGTACACCCAGGTTGCCACGACCGCCCCCACCCCGCTGCCGACCGAGTAGCAGCACATGTAGGCGCCGATCAGCCGGCTGGCCATCTCGCCACGTCCCGCCAGCAACAGGCTCTGGTTGGTCACATGCACCGCCTGCACGGCCAGGTCCAGCATCAGCACGCCGATCACCAGCGCCAGCAGTGACTGCTCCAGGTAGGCGCTGGGCAGCCATGACAGCGTCAACAGCCCGAGCGCCCATCCGCTCACCCGCCGGCCATGCCCTTGATCCGCCAGGCGCCCGGCACGCGACGCCGCCAGCGCGCCAGCCACGCCGGCCAGGCCGAACAGCCCGACCTGTGTATGGTCCAGAGCCAGGGGCGCGGCGCTCAGGGGCAACACCATCGCGCTCCACAGCACGCTGAACGCCGCGAAGACCAGCACCGCAAACACACCGCGCTGACGTAGCAGACGGTCATGCCGGTACAAGCGCAGCACTGAAACCAACAGTACCCGATAGCGCTGCCTCGGCCCCTGCGGCTTGACAGCAGGCAAGCGCCAGGCCAGCAACAACGCCATGGCCAACGCCAGCCCCGCCGCCACGACGTATACGCCGTGCCAGCCCAGCAGGTCAGCCAGTGCACCCGAGACCAAGCGCGCTGACAGTATCCCCAGCACCACGCCACTGGTGACAGTCCCCACCGCCTGCCCCTGCTGAGCTGGCGTGGCCAGTGTGGCGGCATGCGCGACCATCACCTGCACCACCACCGCAGCCAGGCCGACCATGGCCATCGCCGCCAGCAGCATGGCCCAGTCCACGGCAAACGCCACGGCCAACAGCGCGCCGGCCGATGCCAGCAACTGGCCGACAATCAGCCGGCGACGATCAACCAGGTCGCCCAGCGGCACGATCAGCAACAGACCCAAGGCATAGCCGGCCTGGGTCATGCCCACCACCAGGCCGGCGCGCGCAGCGCTTACGCCGAGGCTCGCGGCCATGGCCTCGAGCAGCGGCTGGGCGAGGTACACCGTGGCCACGGCCAGGGCGCAGGCGGTAGCCAACAACAGCGTCAATCCGCGAGTGAGCGGTGGCATCAGCAATCTCTCCAAATCTGGTTTCAATTTAAAACCATGAAACTGGATTTCTAGCAACCATGGTTTTATTCTGCAACCAGATCACACTCAAGGAACGCCTCATGCTCGACGAGAACAACCAGCAATGCCCAGTGGCCCGCGCCCTGGAGGTGCTCGGCGAGCGCTGGGCGCTGATGATCCTGCGCGATGCCTTCGATGGCCCGTGCCGCTTCAGCGAATTGCAGAAAAACCTCGGGCTGGCGAAGAACATCCTCGCTTCGCGCCTGAAACTGCTGGTGGAGGCCGGGCTGCTGGCACAGCAGCCTGCGTCCGATGGCAGTGCCTACAAGGAATATGCGCTGACGGAAAAGGGCCGTTCGGTGTTTCCGATCGTGATCGGCTTGCGCCAATGGGGGGAGCGCTACCTGTTCACGGCGGGAGAGTCACGCTCGCAGCTGGTCGACGATCGCGGCCAGGGTCTGGAGACGTTGCAGGTGCGGGCGCGGGACGGGCGGGTGCTGGGGCCGGAGGATTGCCGGCGGCGGGTGGTCCGTCATTCGTGAAGCCATCGCGGGGCAAGCCCCGCGAGAGGCTCAAGCTTTGCCGAGCAAGCGAGCCAGGCCTTCGACAAACGGCGTTGGCTCGGGAAATGCGAAACGTGCCAGCAAACGCGAGTTGTCCGCCCGCGAATGGCGGATGTCCCCCGACCGTGCCTGGCCGTAGCTGATTGCAGGCAAACCGCCCACCACCTGTTCCAGCGCCTTGAGCAACTGGTTCAGCGAGGTCGCCTGGTTCAGGCCGATGTTCACCGCACCCTCTTCCACCGCCTGCTGCTCAAGCGCCTGCACCATTACCTGGACCAGGTCACCGACAAACAGGAAGTCGCGGGTCTGCTCGCCATCACCGAACACCGTGATCGGTTTGCCACTGGTGGCGCGCTCGCAGAAGATGCTGATCACGCCTGAATACGGCGAAGAAGGGTCCTGGCGTGGCCCGAAGATATTGAAGAAGCGGAACACCACCGGCTCCAGCCCGTGCTGGCGGCGGTAGAAGTCCAGGTACTGCTCGCTGGCCAGCTTGTCCACCGCGTAGGGGGTCAGCGGCGCCTTGGGGGTGTCTTCGGCAATCGACTGGCCTTCGCCGTTGTTGCCGTACACCGCCGCGCTGGAAGCGAACAGCACGCGGCGGATGCCGTTCAGGCGCATCGCCTCGCACACGTTCAGCGTGCCGATGAAGTTGCTCTGGTGGGTCTTCACCGGGTCTTCCACCGAAGCTTGCACCGAGGCCACCGCGGCCAGGTGCACCACCGCCTGGCAGCCACTGGCGGCACGGGCTACCAGCGCGGCATCGGCGACATCGCCCTCGAGCAGTTCCAGGCGCGGGTGGCCAAGCTGCAGGTTGTCGCGCTTGCCGGTCGACAGGTCGTCGAGGATACGCACCGCGTAGCCTTTCTCCAGCAACGCATCGCACAGGTGCGAGCCAATGAAGCCGGCACCGCCGGTGATCAGGATGGGGGCGTCAGCCATGTCGGTAGAATCGGTCCAGTAAGGGCGGCAAGCCGGCGCGCCAGGCGCGTGGCTTGATGCCGAAGGTATGAAGGATCTTCTTGCAGGCCAGTACCGCGTGTTGCGGCTCCTCGCTGGCATCCGGGCGGGCGGCGTGGGCCTGGGCGGTGGGCGCCTGCACGGCCAGCTTGCGCCACTGGGTGGCCTCGGTAAGGATCGCCTGGCCGAGCACCAGCGGCGTGGTGGCCTCGTTGCCGGCGTAGTGGTAGGTCCCCCACAGCGGCGCCTGGCAATCGAGCTGCTTGAGCACCGAGAGGATCACCCGTGCCGCGTCGTCCACCGGTGTCGGGTTGCCGCGGCGGTCATCGGCCAGCAGCAACTCCTGGGGCTGCTCGGCACGGGTCAGGAAACGCCCGAGCGCGCCATCGAGGCTTTCATCCAGCAGCCAGCCGAAACGCAGCAGCACATGCTGCGGGCAGGTGGCGCGCACGCTCTGCTCGATGCGCCACAGCGCCTGGCCACGCAGGCCGAGCGGCACCGGTTCGTCCTTCTCGCTGTAGGCGGTGGCGCGCGAGCCATCGAACACCCGGTAGCTGGACGGCTGCACCAGGATCATCTCGTGGTGCTGGCACAACTCGGCGAGCCGCTCCACCGCCCGCTCCTGCTGGGCCAGGCGTTGCTCGCTGACCGACTCGGCCTGGAACCAGTCAAAGTAGTAGGCCAGGTTGATCACGGTGTGCGGGCGCTGCTCGTCGAGCAGCAGGGTCAGGCTGGCCGGATCCCAGCCGTTTTCCGGAGGGCGAGGCGCCAGGAAAGCGATATCTTCCTCGGCCCCGAGACGAATCAGCGCTTGCCCGAGGGCATTGCCACCACCCAACAGCATCAGGCGCATACGCATAGAGTCAACAGGTCCGGTCTGGTCGATGGAGGAAAGGGTTCATTTTGCTGTTTCCGACAGGGGAAGTCCAACCCAGGCAAGGCCTGGCGCGCGCCGCGTGCCGATTCGAACCGGTCGGGCGGGTGTTCCGCCTTTGCCGACAGCTACTTATACTGCGCATGGCCTGTTCAAGGAGATCAACATGGATGCCGAGCCGAACACCGCGCTGCGCGCCAGATGGCAATACGACGAACCCGCTCCCGGCCCGGAACGCTTCATCGACGAGGCTTTCGACGGCTATCGGCAACAGGCTCGCCTGCTGCTCCCGGCACATGAGTGCGCCCCCACGGTCTTCGTGGTCGGCGGCGCCCGCTCCGATTTCACCCGCCTGAACCCTTTGCTCTATCGCCTGCAACAGCAGGGGATCGGTTCGCTGACCGGCAACCTCTCCGGCCACAGCCTGGCCAGCGAGCCTGGTGCAAAGGACGCGTCGTTGGCCAGCAATCTGCAGGAAGCCCTGCGCTTCCACCAGCATCTGGACGCGCGCAGCGACACCCTGGTCGGCCACAGCCTGGGCGCCGCCATCGCCCTCAAGCTGGCCGCCCAGCGCCCCAACGTGCGCAAGCTGGTGCTGATCTGCCCGGCGGTCTATCCCGATGCGGCCCATGTCGCCCCCTTCGGTCCGGCCTTCAGCGAAGCGATCCGCAAGCCTTATGCGTTCCTCGATTGCGACAGCTACGCCTTCCTGCGCCAGTTCCAGGGCCGGGTGCTGCTGGTAATCGGCGAATATGACGGGCTCAACTCCAAGGTGCACGGCCAGGGCCCCGGCACCTCGGCCGGCACCCGGCGCCTGGCGGGAGTCGAGCGCTACAGTCCGATCCCCGAGGAGGTCACCCACGCCTTGCTGCGTTCGGTGCCGGCGCCCCATGTGGAATGCCTGATGCTCACCGACTGCGACCACGGCATCGCCGCGCACCTGCGTGACCGGCCACAGGTGGCGGATCAGGTGGCCGACGCGGTGGCGGCGTTCATTCTCGATTGAATTCGGTGAAGCACTGCTGTCCTTGCGTGGGAGCGGGCTTGCCCCGCGATGGCGTCTGATCGGGCGACCTTCGTTGGTCGTGCTGACGCTATCGCGGGGCAAGCCCGCTCCCACGCAAGGACGCTGGAAACGCTGCTCCCATCGCGACATCGCCAGTCGAAGGGCTGGGCAATCTCCAGTAGGTCGTGATGGTGGCTACTCGATCTCGAACAACCCGTTGCTGATCATCCCTGCACTGAGGCGGTCGCGGATATCGTCGTCGATGCGCGGATCGTCCGGGCGGTACAGCTTGATCTGCCGGAAGGCGTTGATGCGGTTGATCTCCTCGCCCAGGTACTCCCACACCACCCGGGTGCAGGCCGGGTTGCGCCGGTCACCGCTGGAAACCCCGGTCTTGAGACCGTTCAGGCGGCTGATACGGCTCTTGAAACTGGGGATGAGCACGGTCTGGCTCATTTCGTTGAGGGTCAGCGACTCGTAGTCGATCAGGAACATCCGGTCCTGCAACTGGAACGCCGCGCCCAGGTAGCGGCAGCGCACCTCGGCATGCCGGTCGAGGCCGCTGCTGCGTTCCTGACGCTCCTGGCGCTCGAACAGGAAACTGCCGCGCTCCTCCCACAGGTGCACCAGCGACACCAGGATCGAACCGGGCACCGACATGCAGTTGGAATATTCGAAGTAGTAACCGCAATAACGCGAGAGGTTGCCGGCTTCTTTATGCAGAGGCTTGAACAGCTCGCTGATGGGGTCATCCTGGGGGCCGACAGGCTGCTGCTGGTTACGTGCGCCGATCAGGCGGGCGAACTGCTCGGGCGGTAGGCCCAGCTCGTAGTCCTCCACGCCGAAGAAGTCGCCGATGCGCTTGAGGTTGTAGGCCGTCGGGCGGCTCTGGCCGCTCAGGTACTTGTTGAACTGCGCCCGGTTGATCGACAGCTGCCGGCAAACCTCGGAGATAGAGCGGTAATGGCTGCAGGCCAATTTGAGGTTGATAGCGAAATGATCGCCCATGATACGCGGGTCCAGGTGATGCGAGTGGCGCCATTCTAGCATCAACTCGCACCAAAATGGAGCAACCAGCGAAATTGTAACCATAGTTGTCATGGCCAACCATGCGCCCCCAATGAATAGCGGTGCGCCTGCCGTCCGCTGGTCTTTCCATGCGAAGAATAAGAATCGAGGTCATTTTCCAATGCTCGAAGCACTCAACGATTTCCTTTCGGGGAAACTCCTCATCGTGCTGATCGTCGGACTCGGCGGTTACTTCACCATCCGCTCGCGGTTCGTCCAGTTCCGCCACTTCGGCCACATGTTCGGCGTCTTCAAGGAATCCCTTCGCGGCCAGGCAGGCCAACTGAGCTCGTTCCAGGCCCTGATGCTGAGCCTCGCCGGCCGCGTCGGCGCCGGTAACATCGCCGGTGTCGGTATCGCCGTGACCCTCGGCGGCCCAGGCGCCGTGTTCTGGATGTGGGTCACCGCACTGGTGGGCATGTCCAGCAGCTTCTTCGAATGCACCCTGGCCCAGGTCTACAAGCGCGCCGACGGCGACGGCCTGTACCGCGGCGGCCCGGCGTACTACATCCAGCACGGCCTGAAGCTGAAAAGCATGGCCATCGTGTTCTCGATCCTGCTGCTGGTCACCTACGGCTTCGCCTTCATCGGCCTGCAGTCGTACACCGTGACCCACTCGCTGCAGAACGCCTTCGCCTTCGATCCCAAGCAGACCGGCATCGTCCTCGCCGTGCTGCTGGCCATAACCTTCATCGGCGGCATCAAGCGTATCGCCGCAGTGTCCGACCTGCTGGTACCGGTCAAGACCCTGGCCTACATCGGCGTGACCCTGTACGTGATCGGCACCCAGATCGAACACGTGCCAGCCATGCTGGAAACCATCTTCAAGAGCGCCTTCGGCCTCGACCCGGCGTTCGGCGGCCTGCTCGGCAGCGCCATCGTCATGGGCGTGAAGCGTGGCGTGTTCGCCAACGAAGCGGGCCTGGGCAGCGCGCCGAACGTGGCCGCCGTCGCCGCCGTGAAACACCCGGGCGCCCAAGGCGTGGTCCAGGCCTTCAGCGTGTTCCTCGACACCTTCGTGATCTGCACCTGCACCGCGCTGCTGATCCTGCTGTCGGGCTTCTACACCCCGGGCTTCGAAGGTGACGGCATCGTCCTGACCCAGAACTCGCTGGCCGCCGTGGTCGGTGACTGGGGCCGCATCTTCGTCAGCGTCGCGCTGTCGCTGTTCGTCTTCACCTGCATCCTCTACAACTACTACCTGGGCGAGAACAGCCTGCAGTTCCTCAGCCGCAACCGTGCCGTGCTGATGACCTTCCGTGGCCTGGTGCTGGCACTGGTGGTATGGGGTTCGACCCAGGACCTGTCGACCGTGTTCGCCTTCGCCGACATCACCATGACCTGCCTGGCCTTCGTCAACCTGATCGCCCTGGCCATGCTGTTCAAGGTCGGCCTGCGCGTGATGCGCGACTACGACGCCCAACGCAAGGCGGGCATCAAGCAGCCAGTGTTCGACTCCAGCAAGTTCGCCGACCTGGACCTGGACCGCGCCGCCTGGCCGGCCAACCCGCAGGCTGAAACAGCCGCTGACAAAGCCGCCGCCCCGGCGCCAGCGCAGCACTGATACCCTGCCCTGCCACAACCGCCCCGCCCGGGGCGGTTGTCTCTTTCCTTCGCTACATCGCTACGGAATACTCCCATGCGTGCAGTCAAGAATCTCCTCGTCCTCTACACCGGCGGCACCATCGGCATGCTGCAGACCGCCGAAGGCCTCGCGCCGGCCGGTGGCTTCGAAGCGCGCATGCGCGAACACTTTGCCGCCTGCGGCGATGCGCCAAAGGTGCAATGGGCGCTGCGTGAACTGAACCCGCTGATCGACAGCGCCAACATGCAACAGGCCAACTGGCTGGCGATGCGCGATGCCATCGTCGAGGCGGTCGAGCGCGACGGCCACGACGGCGTGCTGGTGCTGCACGGTACCGACACCCTGGCGTACAGCGCCGCAGCCCTGTCGTTCCTGCTGCTGGGCCTGCCGGTGCCGGTCCTGCTGACCGGTTCCATGCTGCCGGCCGGCGCCCCGGACAGCGATGCCTGGGCCAACCTGGTCGGCGCGCTCAATCTGTTCGAAAACGGCCTGGAAGACGGCGTGCAGCTGTATTTCCATGGCCAGTTGCTGCACGGCTGCCGCGCCTCGAAACTGCGCAGCGAAGCCTTCGACGCCTTCACCGTGCTGCCGCGCCATCGTGATGGCGAGCGTGCCCCGCAACTGCCGGCCCGCCTGGACTACCGCCAGCCACGCCAGCCGGTCAGGTTGGCGGTCATGCCGGTGTTCCCGGGCCTTGCGGCCGAACACCTGCGCGGCCTGTTCGACAGCGGCATCCAGGGCCTGGTGCTGGAGTGCTACGGCAGCGGCACCGGCCCGTCGGATGACCAGGCGCTGCTCGACGCACTGCATGACGCTCGCCAGGGCGGCGTGATGATCGTTGCCATCAGCCAATGCCCGGAAGGCTCGGTGGTGTTCGACACCTATGCCGCCGGCAGCCGCCTGCGCGACACCGGGCTGGTCAGTGGCGGCGGCATGACCCGCGAGGCGGCGCTGGGCAAGCTGTTTGCGTTGCTGGGCTCGGGGCTGGATGTACAGGCGGCGGAGCACTGGTTCGCGCTGGACCTGTGCGGCGAGCGCGCCTGATTCGCAGATCTTCCGTTCGCCATCGCGGGGCAAGCCCGCTCCCACAAATCCGTGGGAGCGGGCTTGCCCCGCGATCGTTTCAGCATCTGGAAAAGTGGCGGAAGGCAGCGGGAGTCGAACCTGCCCGGGAACGGCTGCCGTCCCCAACCGGGTTTGAAGCCCGGCCGCGCCACCGGGCGCGATTGCCTTCCTTGAAATCAGGGCCCGTGTTGCGGTTGGGCCAGGGCGCTGTCGGCACGAACCTGCCGCAGGTCACCGACCCGTCGAGTCAGGCCGATGCGGTCGAAGTACTCGAGTATCTGCACACTGCGCTTGCGACCGATGGCCAAACCATCGCGAAACGCCGCGACCTGCACTATCGGCGAAGTCGCAGCCTGGCGCAACAGCAGCTCCGCCATGCGCCTGAGCGTCGCCTCCGGGTAGAACAGGTCACGCACCACCTGATGCACCAGGCCCAACCGGGCCAGCTTGCGCAACAACAGCCGGACATCCGCCTCTTCGCAACCCTCCTCGCCGGCCAGGGTCCGTACCCAGGGCGGGTCGAACTCACCTGCCAACAAGCGCGGCAACAGACGCTCCCACAACGCGCTGTCCGCGTCGCTCAACTGGACCCGGTGGTCCGGCAGGTGCAACCAGGGGCCGCTGCTGCTGATCGCACCTGCGCCCAGCAGCTCATCGAGCAAGCTGACAAACGCGGGGCGCTCCAATGGCAAGGCGGTAAAGCGGCGCAAGCGGTCCCGGTCCGGGCCAAGCTGGTCGGGCTCTTGCGCATGGAACTGCGCCAGACGCTCCAGCACCTGTCGCTTGAGTGCCTGCCACTGTAAGTGATCGAACAACAGCTGCCCTTGACGGGTGGCAATCACCAGCACCGAATCCGGCAACTGCCAGCTCTCGCGCAGGCGGTTGAACTGGCGCTCCAGACGCCGGGGCTCGAGACCGCCGGGGGCCGCCTCGAGCAGGGCCGACAACGCTTGCTCGAGATTGTCGGCGTCGCGCAGCACCTGCAACTGACGCAAGCGCGCTTCGCTGCGCCGTTGCCGGCTCGGGGCGAACGGGTCGAGCACACGCCCACCACCCAGCGTGCGCTGGGCGCGTTGGTCACGCAGCACCAGACGATCCCCATGCACCGCCTGCAGCGGGGCATTGAGCAGCAACTGGGCAAACATGCGCTGGCCGGCGGCGAGCCGCTCACCTTCGAGCAAGGCAACCCGGGCGGTGACATCCTGTGTGCCCAGGTGCACGTGCACTGCGCTGAAATGCTCGAAGGCGCGGGTTTCACCCGGCAGCAGGGTGAAGTCGATATCGACCCGCACGCTGGGCGCATGCAGCCACTCCGGCACAAGCCAGTCGCCACGATGCACCTGCTCGGCCGAGAGCTTTTCCGCGCTGATGTTCAAGGCCACCCGCTGCCCGGCTGCGGCGACCAGGGCTGCCTGGTTCTGGGCATGCAGGCCACGCACCCGCACCGCTTTGCCGGCCTTGCCGAGCAGCAAGGTATCGCCGACGCTGACCTGCCCGGCCAGCGCCGTGCCGGTGACCACGACTCCCGCTCCGGAAACCGCGAAAGCTCGGTCTACCGCCAGACGGAAACCGCCACGCACGCTGCGCTGGCGAACATGCGCTTCAGCCGCCAGCAAAGCCTCGCGCAGGGCGTCGATGCCCTCGCCGGACAGGCTCGAAACCGCAAACTGCCTGGCCCCGGCGTAGGGGCCGGGCGCGAGCAGTTCGATGATCTGGGCCCGGACTTCACTCAACCGCGACGGCTCGACCCGGTCGCACTTGCTGATCACCACCAGCGCCTGGGGAATCCCCAGCAACTCGATGATCGAGAGGTGCTCACGGGTCTGCGGCATCACCCCATCGTCGGCGGCCACCACCAGCAGTACCAGGTCGATGCCATGGGCACCGGCCAGCATATTGTGGATAAACCGCTCGTGGCCCGGCACATCGATGAAGCCTGTCAGCGGCGCCCCTTGCGCCAGCGCCGCGTAGCGATAGCCGAGGTCGATGGTCATGCCCCGGTCGCGCTCCTCCCGGCGGGTGTCGCCGGCCTGGCCGGTCAGGGCCTGGAGCAGCGCGGTCTTGCCATGGTCGATGTGGCCGGCAGTCCCGACAATCACTGCACCGCCCCCAGTTGCAACGCCGGCAGTTGCGCCAGCCACTGGGCCTCGTCGTCCAGCTGGCGCAAGTCAAGCCACAGGGCATCGTCGTCGATACGACCGAGCACCGGCACCGGCAGGTCGCGCAACGCACGCTCGAGCACATGCAGGCTGCGCCCGCGCAGTTTCTTCGACACCTGCGGGCGCAGGCACAGCGCCGCGCTGGGCAGCCGCGCCACCGGCTGGCTGCCGCTGCCGATCATGCCCAGTGCCGGCTCGACGC includes:
- a CDS encoding ABC transporter permease, which translates into the protein MYLLRLALASLANRRFTALLTAFAIALSVCLLLAVERVRTEARASFASTISGTDLIVGARSGSVNLLLYSVFRIGNATNNIRWDSYEHYAKDPRVKWAIPISLGDSHRGYRVMGTSADYFSHYQFGRRQHLALDQGRAFADDPFEVVLGAEVAEALHYKLGDKLVLAHGVAAISLVKHDDKPFTVVGVLQRTGTPVDRTLHISLAGMEAIHIDWHNGVPARGAGRISAEQARAMDLQPTAITAFMLGLNSKIATFSLQREINEYRAEPLLAILPGVALQELWSLMGTAEQALFVVSLFVVLTGLIGMLTAILTSLNERRREMAILRSVGARPWHIAGLLVLEALALALSGIAAGLGLLYAGIALAQGYVQANYGLYLPLAWPSAHEWTLLAIILGAALLMGSVPAWRAYRQSLADGLSIHL
- a CDS encoding DUF3299 domain-containing protein, which codes for MTATSMDNRQAPTAWLYLLLAVVLLASTVCAAEPRELDWPALIPEGAPIIPPQLTPLHDLSQISDALAAETAPAARQQAPNAPVVKALDGQPVKIPGYIVPLEVSDEGRTTEFLLVPYYGACIHVPPPPSNQIVHIFSEMGVRIEDLYQPYWIEGTMQVKASSSELADAGYQMEAEKIYAYELK
- a CDS encoding OmpW family protein, with the translated sequence MNKSLLSASLVALALAAPVAHAHQAGDFILRAGAITTAPNESSGDIKLDGAKVSGTKATLDSDTQLGLAFAYMLTDHIGLELLAATPFQHKVGVKGLGPGLDGKLADIKQLPPTLSLQYYPMEPSSKFQPYAGVGINYTMFFDEDLSSNRKAQGFSNMKLKDSVGIAGQLGMDYMLTDNLLLNAAVWYVDIDTKASIDGPSALGVGKTKVDVDVDPWVYMVGIGYKF
- a CDS encoding MFS transporter; this translates as MMPPLTRGLTLLLATACALAVATVYLAQPLLEAMAASLGVSAARAGLVVGMTQAGYALGLLLIVPLGDLVDRRRLIVGQLLASAGALLAVAFAVDWAMLLAAMAMVGLAAVVVQVMVAHAATLATPAQQGQAVGTVTSGVVLGILSARLVSGALADLLGWHGVYVVAAGLALAMALLLAWRLPAVKPQGPRQRYRVLLVSVLRLYRHDRLLRQRGVFAVLVFAAFSVLWSAMVLPLSAAPLALDHTQVGLFGLAGVAGALAASRAGRLADQGHGRRVSGWALGLLTLSWLPSAYLEQSLLALVIGVLMLDLAVQAVHVTNQSLLLAGRGEMASRLIGAYMCCYSVGSGVGAVVATWVYGQWGWVAVCGVGAGISAVAWGYWGYLWWGEAARGKPAPEGTGLPADQNL
- a CDS encoding helix-turn-helix domain-containing protein, with product MLDENNQQCPVARALEVLGERWALMILRDAFDGPCRFSELQKNLGLAKNILASRLKLLVEAGLLAQQPASDGSAYKEYALTEKGRSVFPIVIGLRQWGERYLFTAGESRSQLVDDRGQGLETLQVRARDGRVLGPEDCRRRVVRHS
- a CDS encoding NAD-dependent epimerase/dehydratase family protein, translated to MADAPILITGGAGFIGSHLCDALLEKGYAVRILDDLSTGKRDNLQLGHPRLELLEGDVADAALVARAASGCQAVVHLAAVASVQASVEDPVKTHQSNFIGTLNVCEAMRLNGIRRVLFASSAAVYGNNGEGQSIAEDTPKAPLTPYAVDKLASEQYLDFYRRQHGLEPVVFRFFNIFGPRQDPSSPYSGVISIFCERATSGKPITVFGDGEQTRDFLFVGDLVQVMVQALEQQAVEEGAVNIGLNQATSLNQLLKALEQVVGGLPAISYGQARSGDIRHSRADNSRLLARFAFPEPTPFVEGLARLLGKA
- a CDS encoding sugar nucleotide-binding protein, which produces MRMRLMLLGGGNALGQALIRLGAEEDIAFLAPRPPENGWDPASLTLLLDEQRPHTVINLAYYFDWFQAESVSEQRLAQQERAVERLAELCQHHEMILVQPSSYRVFDGSRATAYSEKDEPVPLGLRGQALWRIEQSVRATCPQHVLLRFGWLLDESLDGALGRFLTRAEQPQELLLADDRRGNPTPVDDAARVILSVLKQLDCQAPLWGTYHYAGNEATTPLVLGQAILTEATQWRKLAVQAPTAQAHAARPDASEEPQHAVLACKKILHTFGIKPRAWRAGLPPLLDRFYRHG
- a CDS encoding alpha/beta hydrolase translates to MDAEPNTALRARWQYDEPAPGPERFIDEAFDGYRQQARLLLPAHECAPTVFVVGGARSDFTRLNPLLYRLQQQGIGSLTGNLSGHSLASEPGAKDASLASNLQEALRFHQHLDARSDTLVGHSLGAAIALKLAAQRPNVRKLVLICPAVYPDAAHVAPFGPAFSEAIRKPYAFLDCDSYAFLRQFQGRVLLVIGEYDGLNSKVHGQGPGTSAGTRRLAGVERYSPIPEEVTHALLRSVPAPHVECLMLTDCDHGIAAHLRDRPQVADQVADAVAAFILD